A single region of the Mycobacterium lentiflavum genome encodes:
- a CDS encoding PadR family transcriptional regulator, producing MMSYEEEVSGYDLKKWIDWSVDLYYWSPSFSQIYTELKKLEGLGLVNSRVERDEGTRSRRLYKITPAGMDAITEWTNHAPVDPPVLKHSVLLRMTFGHLSNPARLKELLQEHVDYAEARHRKAVEDAEGAEAEPAWAYSVLALRWAAKYYAAEREFALDLMKEIDEADRILQTAPKGSAGKPRPTPGYWREVEKQVEAKREAD from the coding sequence ATGATGTCCTATGAAGAAGAAGTCTCCGGCTACGACCTGAAGAAGTGGATCGACTGGAGCGTCGACCTCTATTACTGGAGCCCGTCGTTCAGCCAGATCTACACCGAGCTGAAGAAGCTGGAGGGTCTGGGCCTGGTGAACTCGCGTGTCGAGCGCGACGAGGGCACCCGCAGCCGCCGGCTGTACAAAATCACCCCGGCGGGGATGGACGCGATCACCGAGTGGACAAATCACGCGCCCGTGGATCCGCCGGTGCTCAAACACAGCGTGCTGCTGCGGATGACGTTCGGGCATCTGAGTAACCCCGCGCGGCTCAAGGAACTACTGCAGGAACACGTGGATTACGCCGAAGCCAGGCACCGTAAAGCCGTCGAGGACGCCGAGGGGGCCGAAGCCGAACCCGCCTGGGCGTACTCGGTACTCGCGCTGCGCTGGGCGGCCAAGTATTACGCCGCCGAGCGCGAGTTCGCCCTGGACCTGATGAAGGAAATCGACGAGGCCGACCGCATCCTGCAAACGGCGCCGAAGGGTAGTGCTGGTAAACCGCGGCCGACGCCCGGCTATTGGCGCGAGGTCGAAAAGCAGGTCGAGGCCAAGCGCGAAGCCGACTAG
- a CDS encoding 3-ketosteroid-delta-1-dehydrogenase — MTAHSATIPAGLSVADTSVDLLVVGSGTGMAAALAGHELGLSVLVVEKASHVGGSTARSGGALWLPAGPVLAEAHAGDTQEQAATYLDSVVAGSAPRQRSAAFLTHVGGTVEMLRRTTPLRFFWARDYSDYHPEEPGGSAAGRTCECHPFDTSRLGAYRARLEPGLMEASVPVPTTGADYRWMNLVARVPRKGIPTFAKRIAQGVGGLMLGRRYAAGGQGLAAGLFAGVLRAGIPVWTETSLLRLDVDGDRVRGAVVSHGGREVVITARRGVVLATGGFDHSMDMRWKFQSESLRPNLSLGAAANTGDGIRAGQELGGGIDLMDQAWWFPAVAPLPGQPPAVMLAERSLPGSLIVNQHGRRFANESSDYMSFGQRLLELERAGSPVESMWIIFDQQYRNSYVFGAQLFPRMRIPQTWYDAGIAVSADGFAELGARIGVPVPEFTATVTAFNENAAAGVDPDFGRGRSAYDRYYGDPTIAPNPNLRALTKGPFYAVKMVLSDLGTCGGLKADHRGRVLREDGAVINGLYAIGNTAANAFGTTYPGAGATIAQGLVYGYIAARDAAGAG; from the coding sequence GTGACAGCACACAGCGCGACGATCCCTGCCGGACTTTCCGTGGCCGACACCAGCGTCGACTTGCTGGTCGTGGGCTCGGGAACCGGGATGGCCGCAGCGCTGGCCGGCCACGAACTCGGGCTGTCGGTGCTGGTCGTGGAGAAGGCGTCGCACGTGGGCGGCTCGACAGCCCGCTCCGGTGGCGCGTTGTGGCTGCCCGCGGGTCCGGTGCTGGCCGAGGCGCATGCCGGCGATACGCAGGAGCAGGCGGCGACGTACCTGGACTCGGTGGTCGCGGGTTCGGCGCCGCGGCAGCGCTCGGCGGCATTTCTGACGCATGTGGGCGGGACGGTCGAAATGCTGCGGCGGACCACTCCCCTGCGATTCTTCTGGGCGCGTGACTATTCCGATTACCACCCCGAGGAGCCGGGTGGCAGCGCCGCGGGCCGCACCTGCGAATGCCACCCGTTCGACACGTCGCGGCTCGGCGCCTACCGGGCCCGGTTGGAGCCGGGCTTGATGGAGGCGAGCGTCCCGGTCCCGACGACGGGTGCCGATTACCGCTGGATGAATCTGGTGGCGCGGGTGCCGCGCAAGGGAATTCCGACGTTCGCCAAGCGAATTGCGCAAGGGGTGGGCGGCCTGATGCTGGGCCGGCGGTACGCCGCGGGTGGTCAGGGCCTGGCCGCCGGACTGTTCGCGGGGGTGCTGCGGGCCGGCATCCCGGTCTGGACCGAAACCAGCTTGTTGCGCCTGGACGTCGACGGTGACCGGGTCCGCGGCGCGGTCGTGTCGCACGGCGGCCGCGAGGTGGTGATCACCGCCCGGCGCGGGGTCGTGCTGGCCACCGGCGGTTTCGACCACAGCATGGACATGCGGTGGAAATTCCAGTCGGAGTCGCTGCGCCCCAACCTGAGTCTCGGTGCGGCAGCCAACACCGGCGACGGCATTCGCGCCGGACAGGAACTCGGCGGCGGCATCGATCTGATGGACCAGGCCTGGTGGTTTCCCGCCGTCGCGCCGCTGCCCGGTCAGCCACCCGCGGTGATGCTGGCCGAACGATCGCTGCCGGGAAGCCTGATCGTGAACCAGCACGGCCGCCGCTTCGCCAACGAGTCGTCGGACTACATGTCTTTCGGCCAGCGACTGCTCGAGCTGGAACGAGCCGGCAGCCCGGTCGAATCGATGTGGATCATTTTCGACCAGCAGTACCGCAACAGCTATGTCTTCGGCGCCCAACTGTTTCCGCGGATGCGCATCCCGCAGACGTGGTACGACGCCGGCATCGCGGTAAGTGCGGACGGCTTCGCCGAGCTGGGCGCCCGGATCGGCGTGCCGGTCCCGGAGTTCACCGCGACGGTCACCGCCTTCAACGAGAACGCCGCTGCCGGTGTCGATCCCGACTTCGGCCGGGGCCGCAGTGCCTACGACCGCTATTACGGCGACCCGACGATCGCGCCCAATCCCAACCTGCGCGCGTTGACCAAGGGACCGTTCTACGCCGTCAAGATGGTGCTCAGCGACCTGGGCACCTGCGGCGGGCTGAAAGCCGACCACCGGGGGCGGGTGCTGCGCGAGGACGGCGCGGTGATCAACGGGTTGTACGCAATCGGGAACACCGCCGCCAACGCCTTCGGTACGACGTATCCGGGGGCGGGCGCGACGATCGCGCAGGGGTTGGTCTACGGCTACATCGCCGCGCGAGACGCGGCCGGGGCTGGCTAG